One Penaeus vannamei isolate JL-2024 chromosome 38, ASM4276789v1, whole genome shotgun sequence genomic window, gtgtgtgtgtgtgggtggtgtgtgtgtgtgtgtgtgtgggtggtgtgtgtgtgtgtgtgtgtgtgtggtgtgtgtgtgtgtgtgtgtgggtggtgtgtgtgtgtgtgtgtgtgtgtgtgtgtgggtggtgtgtgtgtgtgtgtgtgtgtgtgtgtgtgtgtgtgtgtgtgtgtgtgtgtgtgtggtgtgtgtgtgtgtgtggtgtgtgtgtgtgtgtgtgtgtgtgtgtgtgtgtgtgtgcgtgtgtgtgtggtgtgtgggtggtgtgtgtgtgtgtgtgtgtgtgtgtgtgtgtgtgtgtgtgtgtctgggcgtgggtttgtgtgtgtgtgggtgtgtgtgtgtgtgtgtgtgtgtgtgtgtgtggtgtgtgtgtgtatgtgtggtgtgtgtgtgtgtgtgtggtgtgtgtgtgtgagtgtgtgtttggtgtgtgtgtgtgtgtgtttggtgtgtgtgtgtgtgtgtgtgtgtgtgtgtgtgtgtgtgtgtgtgtgtgtgtgtgtgtgtgggtggtgtgtgtgtgtgtgtgtgtgtgtgtgtgtgtgtgtgtgtgtgtgtgtgtgtgtgtgtgtgtgtgtgtgtgtgtgtgtgtgtgtgtgtgtgtgtgtggtgtgtgtgtgtatgtgtggtgtgtgtgtgctgtgtgtggtgtgtgtgtgtgagtgtgtgtttggtgtgtgtgtgtgtgtgtttggtgtgtgtgtgtgtgtgtgtttggtgtgtgtgtgtgtgtgtgtttggtgtgtgtgtgtgtgtgtttggtgtgtgtgtgtgtgtgtttggtgtgtgtgtgtgtgtgtgtgggtggtgtgtgtgtgtgtgtgtgggtggtgtgtgtgtgtgtgtgtgtgtgtgtgtgtgtgtgtgtgtgtgtggtgtgtgtgtgtgtgtgtgtgtgtgtgtgtggtgtgtgggtggtgtgtgtgtgtgtgtgtgtgtgtgtgtgtgtgtgtgtgtgtgtgtgtgtgtgtgtgtgtgtgtgtgtgtgtgtgtggtgtgtgtgtgtgtgtatgtgtggtgtgtgtgtgtgtgtatgtgtggtgtgtgtgtgtgtgtgtgtgtgtttggtgtgtgtgtgtgtgtgtttggtgtgtgtgtgtgtgtgtgtttggtgtgtgtgtgtgtgtgtgtttggtgtgtgtatgtgtgtgtttggtgtgtgtatgtgtgtgtttggtgtgtgtatgtgtgtgtatgtgtttgtttggtgtgtgtatttgtgtgtgtttggggtgtgaatgtgtgtgcacatttggtgtgtgtgtgtgtatgggtggtgtgtgtgtgtatgggtggtgtgtgtgtgtatgggtggtgtgtgtgtgtatgggtagtgtgtgtgtgtttgtgtgggtggtgtgtgtgtgtgtgtgtgtgtgtgtgtgtgtgtgcgtgtgtgtgtgtgtgtgtgcgtgtgtgtgtgtgtgtgtgtgtgtgtgtgtgtgtgtgtgtgtgtgtgtgtgtggtgtgtgtgtgtgtgtgtgtgtgtgtgtggtgtgtgtgtgtgtgtgtgtgtgtgtgtgtgtgtgtgtgtgtgtgtgtgtgtgtgtgtgtgtgtgtgtgtgtgtgtgtgtgtgtgtgtgtgggtggggggggtgtgtgtgtggggggggggggtgtgtgtgtgtgtgggtggtgtgtgtgtgtgggtggtgtgtgtgtgtgtgtggtgtgtatgtgtgtgtgtgtgtgtgtgtgtgtatgtgtgtgtgtggtgtgtgggtggtgtgtgtgtgtgtgtgtgtgtgtgtgtgtgtgtgtgtgtgtgtgtgtgtgtgtgtgtgtgtgtgtgtgtgtgtgtggtgtgtgtgtgtatgtgtggtgtgtgtgtgtatgtgtggtgtgtgtgtgtgtgtggtgtgtgtgtgtgtgtgtggtgtgtgtgtgtgtgtgtgtgtttggtgtgtgtgtgtgtatgggtggtgtgtgtgtgtatgggtggtgtgtgtgtgtatgggtggtgtgtgtgtgtatgggtggtgtgtgtgtgtatgggtagtgtgtgtgtgtgtgtgtgtgggtggtgtgtgtgtgtgtgtgtgtgtgtgtgtgtgcgtgtgtgtgtgtgtgtgtgtgtgtgtgtgtggtgtgtgtgtgtgtgtgtgtgtgtgtgtgtgtgtggtgtgtgtgtgtgtgtggtgtgtgtgtgtgtgtggtgtgtgtgtgtgtgtgtgtgtgtgtgtgtgtgtgtgtgtgtgtgtgtgtgtgtgtgtgtgtgtgtgtgtgtgtgtgtgtgtgggtgggtggtgtgtgtgtgtgtgtgggtggtgtgtgtgtgtgtgtgtgtgggtggtgtgtgtgtgtgtgtgtgtgggtggtgtgtgtgtgtgtgtgtgggtggtgtgtgtgtgtgtgtggtgtgtatgtgtgtgtggtgtgtgtgtgtgtgtgtgtgtgtgtgtgtgtgtgtgtgtgtgtgtgtgcgtgtgtgtgtgtgtgtgtgggtggtgtgtgtgtgtgtgtgtgggtggtgtgtgtgtgtgtgtgtgggtggtgtgtgtgtgtgtgtgtgtgtgggtggtgtgtgtgtgtgtgtgtgtgtgtgtgtgtgtgtgtgtgtgtgtgtgtgtgtgtgtgtgtgtgtgtgtgtggtgtgtggtgtgtgtgtggtgtgtgtgtgtgtgtgtgtgtgtgcggtgtgtgtgtgtgtgtgtggtgtgtgtgtgtgtgtgtgtgtgtgtgtgtgtgtgtgtgtgtatgtgtgtgtgtgtgtgtgtgggtgtgggtgtgggtggtgtgtgtgtggtgtgtgtgtgtgtggtgtgtgtgtgtgtggtgtgtgtgtgtgtgtgtgtgtgtgtgtgtgtgtgtgtgtgtgtgggtggtgtgtgtgtgtgtgtgggtgggtggtgtgtgtgtgtgtgtgtgtgggtggtgtgtgtgtgtgtgtgggtggtgtgtgtgtgtgtgtgggtgggttgtgtgtgtgtgggttggttttgtgtgtgtgggtgggttgtgtgtgtgtgggtgggttgtgtgtgtgtgggtgggttgtgtgtgtgtgggtgggttgtgtgtgtgtgggtgggttgtgtgtgtgggtgggttgtgtgtgtgtgtgtgtgtgtgggttgtgtgtgtgtgtgtgtgtgggtggtgtgtgtgtgtgtgtgtgggtggtgtgtgtgtgtgtgtgtgggtggtgtgtgtgggttggtggtgtgtgtgggttggtggtgtgtgtgggttggtggtgtgtgtggtgtgtgtgggttggtggtgtgtgtggtgtgtgtgggttggtggcgtgtgtggtgtgtgtgggttggtggcgtgtgtgatgtgtgtgggttggtggtgtgtgtggtgtgtgtggtgtgtgtgtgtgtatgtgtgtgtggtgtgtgtgtgtgtgtgtgtgtgtggtgtgtgtgtgtgtgtgtgtgtgtggtgtgtgtgtgtgtgtggtgtgtgtggtgtgtgtgtggtgtgtgtgtgtgtgtgtgtggtgtgtgtggtgtgtgtgtgtgtgtgtgtgtgtgtgtgtgtgtgtgtgtgtgtgtgggtgggtgggtggtgtgtgtgtttggtgtgtgtgtgtgtgtgtgtaggtggtgtgtgtgtgtgtgtgtgtgtgtgtgtgtgtgtgtgtgtgtgtgtgtgtgtgtgtgtgtgtgtgtgtaggtggcgtgtgtgtgtgtgtgtgtgtaggtggtgtgtgtgtgtatgtgtgtgtggtgtgtgtgtgtgtgtgtggtgtgtgtgtgtgtgttttggtgtgtgtgtgtgtgtgtgtgtgggtggtgtatgtgtgtgtgtgtgtgggtggtgtatgtgtgtgtgtgtgtgggtggtgtatgtgtgtgtgggtgtgggtggtgtatgtgtgtgtgtgtgggtggtgtatgtgtgtgtgtgtgggtggtgtgtgtgtgtgtgtgtggtgtgtgtgtgtgtgtgtgtgtgggtggtgtgtgtgtgtgtgtgtgtgtgtgggtggtgtgtgtgtgtgtgtgtgtgtgggtggtgtgtgtgtgtgggtggtgtgtgtgtgtgggtggtgtatgtgtgtgtgggtgtgggtggtgtatgtgtgtgtgggtgtgggtggtgtatgtgtgtgtgtgtgggtgtgtttggtgtttgtgtgtgtgtggtgggtggtgtgtgtgtgtgtgtgtgtgtgtgtgtgtgtgtgtgtgtgtgtgtgtgtgtgtgtgtgtggtgtgtgtgtgtgtgtgtgtgtgtttgtgtggtgtgtgtgtgtgtgtgtgtgtgtgtgtgtgtgtggtgtgtgggtggtgtgtgtgtgtgtgtgtgtgtgtgcgtgcgtgcgtgcgtgtgtgtgtgtgtgtgtgtgtgtgtgtgtgtgtgtgtgtgtgtgtgtgtgtgtggtgtgtgtgtgtgtgtatgtgtggtgtgtgtgtgtgtgtatgtgtggtgtgtgtgtgtgtgtatgtgtggtgtgtgtgtgtgtgtgtatgtgtggtgtgtgtgtgtgtgtgtgtgtgtgtttggtgtgtgtgtgtgtgtgtttggtgtgtgtgtgtgtgtgtgtgggtggtgtgtgtgtgtgtgtgtgtgggtggtgtgtgtgtgtgtgtgtgtgggtggtgtgtgtgtgtgtgtgtgtgtgggtggtgtgtgtgtgtgtgtgtgtgtgtgtgtgtgtgtgtgtgtgtgtgtgtgtgtgtgtgtgtgtgtgggtgtgggtggtgtgtgtgtgtgtgtggtgtgtgtgtgtgtgtgtgtggtgtgtgtgtgtgtgtggtgtgtgtgtggtgtgtgtgtgtgtgtgtgtgtgtgtgtgtgtgtgtgtgtgtgtgtgtgtgtgtgtgtgggtgggtggtgtgtgtgtgtgtgtgggtggtgtgtgtgtgtgtgtgtgggtggtgtgtgtgtgtgtgtgtgtgtggtgtgtgtgtgtggtgtgtgtgtgtgtgtgtgtgtgtgtgtgtgtgtgtgtgtgtgtgtgtgtgtgtgtgtgtgtgtgtgtgtgtgcgtgtgtgtgtgtgtgtgtgtgtgggtggtgtgtgtgtgtgtgggggtggtgtgtgtgtgtgtgtgtgtgggtggtgtgtgtgtgtgtgtgtgagtggtgtgtgtgtgtgtgtctggtgtgtgtgtgtgtgtgcctggtgtgtgtgtgtgtgcctggtgtgtgtgtgtgtgtgtggtgtgtgtgtgtgtgtgtggtgtgtgtgtgtgtgtgtgtggggggggggggggggtgtgggtgtgggtgtgggggtgggtgtgtgtgtgtttttgtgtgtgtgtgtgtgtgtgtgtgtgtgtgtgtgtgtgtgtgggtggtgtgtgtgtgtgggtgggtggtgtgtgtgtgggtggtgtgtgtgtgtgtgtgtgtgggtggtgtgtgtgtgtgtgtgggtggtgtgtgtgtgtgggtgggtggtgtgtgtgtgggtggtgtgtgtgtgtgtgtgtggttggtgtgtgtgtggttggtgtgtgtgtgtgtgtgtggttggtgtgtgtgtgtgtggttggtgtgtgtgtgtgtgtgtggttggtgtgtgtgtgtgtgtggttggtgtgtgtgtgtgtggttggtgtgtgtgtgtgtgtgtgggtggtgtgtgtgtgtgtgtgggtgtgtgtggtgtgtgtgtgtgtgtgtgtgtggtgtgtgtgtgtgtgtgtgtgtggtgtgtgtgtgtgtgtgtggtgtgtgtgtgtgtgtgtgtgtggtgtgtgtgtgtgtgtgtgtgtggtgtgtgtgtgtgtgtgtgtggtgtgtgtgtgtgtgtgtgtggtgtgtgtggtgtgtgtgtgtgtgtgtgtggtgtgtgtgtgtgtgtgtgtgtggtgtgtgtgtgtgtgtgtgtgtggtgtgtgtgtgtgtgtgtggtgtgtgtggtgtgtgtgtgtgtgtgtggtgtgtgtgtgtgtgtgtggtgtgtgtgtgtgtgtgtggtgtgtgtgtgtggggtgggtgtgtgtgtgtgtgtgtgtgtgtgtgtgtgtgtgtgtgtgtgtgtgtctgtgtgcgcgtgtgtgtgtggtgtgtgggtgggtggtgtgtgtgtttgtgtgagtgtgtgtgtttgtgtgtgtgtgtgtttgtgtgcgtgtgtgtttgtgtgtgtgtgtgtgtgtgtgtgtttgtatgtgtgtgtgtgtgtgtgtgtgtgtaggtgtgtaggtggtgtgtgtgtgtgtaggtgtgtaggtggtgtgtgtgtgtgtgtgtgtgtaggtggtgtgtgtgtgtgtgtgtgtgtggtgtgtgtgtgtgtgtgtggtgtgtgtgtgtgtgtgtttttggtgtgtgtgtgtgtgtgtgtgtgggtggtgtatgtgtgtgtgtgtgtgggtggtgtatgtgtgtgtgtgtgtgggtggtgtatgtgtgtgtgtgtgggtggtgtatgtgtgtgtgtgtgggtggtgtgtgtgtgtgtgtgggtggtgtgtgtgtgtgtgtgtgtgtgtgtgtgtgtgtgtgtgtgtgtgggtggtgtgtgtgtgtgtgtgtgtgggtgggtggtgtgtgtgtgtgggtggtgtgtgtgtgtgggtggtgtatgtgtgtgtgggtgtgggtggtgtatgtgtgtgtgggtatgtatgtgtgtgtgtgtgggtggtggtatgtatgtgtgtgtgggtggtggtatgtatgtgtgtgtgggtgggggtatgtatgtgtgtgtgtgtgggtggtgtgtgtgtgtgtgggtggtcgtggggtgtgtgtgtgggtggtcgtggtgtgtgtgtgtgtgggtggtcgtggtgtgtgtgtgtgtgggtgggtggtgagtgtgtgtgggtggtgtgtgtgtgtgtgtgtgtgtggtgtgtgtgtgtggtgtgtgtgtgtgtgtgtgtggtgtgtgtgtgtgggtggtgtgtgtgtgtgggtgggtggtgtgtgtgtgtgtgtgggtggtgtgtgtgtgtgtgtgggtggtgtgtgtgtgtgtgtgggtggtgtgtgtgtgtgtgtgggtggtgtgtgtgtgtgtgtgggtggtgtgtgtgtgtgtgtgggtggtgtgtgtgtgtgtgtgggtggtgtgtgtgtgtgtgtgggtggatgtgtgtgggtgggtgggtggtgtgtgtgtgtgggtgggtggtgtgtgtgtgtgtgtgtgtgtgtctgtgtgtgtgtgtgtgtgtgtgtgtgtgtgcgtgtgtgtgtgcgtgtgtgtgtgtgtgtgtgtgtgtgtgtgtgtgtgtgtgtgtgtgtgtgtgtgtgtggtgtgtgtgtgggtggtgtgtgtgagtggtgtgcgtgtgtgtgtggtgtgtggtgtgtggtgtgcgcgtgcatttgtgcgtgtgtgtacgcgtatgtgtgtgtgcatgtgcatgtgcatgcgtgtgtatgtgtgtgtgtatcatctttcttttatttcccgtttcctcttctcttctatcatttctttcttattatattatttctacttttatttcctcttttttatcatgttatgtcatctctcttttttcccttctccctgtctccccttatGTAGGTGGTGAAAGCTCTTGGATACAACATGCCAGTCCAAgagttttcttctcttctccgagACGACCCTAAGCAGTATTTCTCAAATGCCGACGACTTGCTTGATGCCTTCAGAGTCATGGCGAAGGAGATTGAGCCGAAGATGCTCGGACTCTTTGCTGAGCTCCCAAAGATAGGGCTGAAGTAAGTAAGAGCTGGAGTTTTTAAGAGCTGAGGTAAGGAAGCAGGATGGAAAATAAAGAgctgtaaagaaaaagaaagagctggtgtaaagagaagaagaggaagaagatgaaaagaagaatctGAAGAAAGAGCTgaagtagacagaaaaaaaactgaagtaagaaaggaagaaccaACATAAGGAAACAATCAAGTAGGAAagcaagtaaaagtaaaagtcaTTAATTAATCCATCaagtaaaaataagtaagaatcaaagtaagtatataagtaagaaagtaagagcaAAGGTAAGTAAATCAGCATATAAAAAAGTAGTTAAGTAAGACTGTAAGAATTCAAGTAAAGCATGTATGAAAAATAAGGAAGGGCTTAGTTTCATTTCCTTGTTGATTGGAAAAGTATGTCTTTTAAATGACTTTTGGTTGTTTGCTACTGATATTTGGAAGTGTAAtggatttctttttctctaaaaGATTTTTAGTAAATGGGAGCTgctcttctcctaccccctcctatgtgcttgtgtatgtacatTACTGTATCCCTTCAtcaccttctttattttcttcacctTAGGATTGAAGGCGACCAAAATCCAAACAAAATTGGGGCTTTTTACGAGGCAGGCTCATACGACGGAACACGGGGGGGGATCTTCCAAGTTGGCATAAATCACTTAGACACAGTGTAAGTAATTACGACTTTTATGGATAGATTGATTTTGATATATGAATGGGTAGTTATAGAGAGGTGATTAGGCTGATATGTTATTCATGAGATAGATtggtaaatgaatagacagattatttgacatatatgcatgtagatgggtaaataagagagagaatggttaatggttaaaaaacaaaataaatgtgctagaatctaaataagagaaagaaaaaaagtaataaagtgcTATTCTGTTCTTGATATTTGCTTCTTGCATTGTACATAGGTAAGCTGTACTAATTATTGTTCTTGACTAtatgagttttgtgtgtgttgatgtatgtatgtgttgttatatgtatgtattgatttagATGTTATtgtctatgaatatgtgtatatttatgtctatatctttatctatctatatatatgtgcatatgcagatCTGTTCATCTACTTGTCAGCATGTCTATCTTTACACATacattttgctcttttttcttctaaagcATTATCCTTGCACcactctttctaactttcttttcttgattGGGATCAGAGACAGGACTGGAATATACCAAAGCACCTTAGCTCAGCAAGTTGATTGAAATTGAGCTCCCCAACAGACCAAAGTATGGCATGATGACCCTCTCCCTCCATGAAGGCAACCCAGGGCACCACTATCACCGATCCTATTGCCGCGGTTCAGCTTCCATGCCCTTCTTCAGGCGAGTGATGGAGGACCGTAACTATGGCCAGTCGCCTTCGAGGTTCCCCATGAACACAGCCTATGGGGAGGGCTGGGCTTTGTACGCAGAAGATCTGGGCTTTGATATGGGCCTCTACGACAATCTGTTTGACAGGTGAGTTATgtgggggtagatgggggtggttgtgtgtggatgtttgtgttccTGGGTGTGTGCTTTTATTTGAGGAAGGAAGTGCTTTACAAGTAATTATGTAAGAGGATGTGAATTTAGATTTATAAATGGTAATAGGGAAATCATCCATTtccatttactgtttttttttttttaacacacacaaaaaaaggaaaatggagtttGTTTGATAATCTCACATCAATAAATACAAGACTACCCAGAtttacaagaaaaacaacaacaaagaaacatccTGCCTCTAGTTTTGTTATTTCATAGCTTCTTTCTTTTCCAACAAGGTATGGTCACTACTCAGCCGAGATATTCCGTGCAAGTCGTTTAGTGGTGGACACTGGCTTACATGCATTAGGGTGGACAAGAGAGAAGGCTATTGACTACATGTTCTACCACACTGCAATGACAAAGACACAGATCGAGGTATGAATAAGGCTGGATATGAATAAGGCAAAGTGAAATGTTGAGCCGTGATACTAGATCTTGTAGTTTTGTGCCTAACCAGTGATATTAGGGTAACGTGTATACCTACACCGTCCACCATGGTTTTGCTTTGTTATATCTATGtaagtttttcttctcttttttaaatattatttatttatttgtttatacttaCATGATGCACAAGCAGCTCCATTGGAACatgatcactatgattattaaacCCTCCCGTTTACGCTATTTCTGAAGTTTTTTCCAGATGcttttattttatgataattattttcattaacatgatacttgtaataataatgataatgatgatgataataattatgataatgatagattgtgatagtgatagtgatgatgatgatgatagaatgaaAATTAGGTATGCTTAGTAATCCTTAATGATCAAGCCATGGTAGAGCCATCtgttgaaaaaaaagtaaagatgaataaataaataaaacaaaacaaaaaagcatagTTGCTACTCCACATTCCCACTATTAATGGGTTAATaaggtaaagaaaataacaacaacaaaaaaataagaaaagaaaaagttgttACAAGACTGAACTCCTCTGCACATCAGTGTGTAAACTGATGCTTTTGACTCCTGTATCCAAAAAACCCTATCCCCTATCACCTATGTCTTCTCtatccttactctctcttccctctcctataaaaaaaaaataaaaaaaagtaagaaaataaaaaaaaaaaaaagagagaaaaagacaaaaataatcaaGCATTCCCTTAACCATTTCCAGAAAGAGGTTGACCGATACATCACATGGCCAGGTCAGGCTTTAGCATACAAGATGGGCCAGCTGAAGATCTCACAGCTGAGAGACAAAGCCCAAAAGGAACTCGGCAACAAATTCTGCATCAAGACCTTCCACATCATTGTTATGGAGTCGACTGGGCCTCTAAGCCTATTGGAAGAGGAAATCAACAAGTGGATAGCAGGCGAAACCCATTATGCAAAGGGCAGCTAGACTTGTTTTCGGATGTGTATAAACTTAGGGTACCTTTATTTTTCACTAATATACAACAGAAAAACAAGTTATGTATAAGTTCAACAAACACCAAGAGATAAGAGCTCATATGAATGAATTGTGTGTCTGGCCCTTTGGAACCCTGCAGTCACTTTGCTAAATTACAATAAACATGTTTCTAGACAAAAACTGTATTTTCTGTAGTTTAAGTACATTTTTTAGGATTGAACAGTCATTGGTGGTATATTTATCACACAAGTAATATTAGCAACATTTACCATTTCTACTCAACCTTTTGACACAAAGCTCTGGGTATCAACCATGACTTAAAATCATAAAGTTGTAGTCTAATATCAGTCAGAAAAATGAGAGTTGGTGAAGCAGTGGCACCAACactttctttcttgccttcttaATAATGGTTTAATATTTAATGTCTGAAACAgctaaatgtgctagacatcaaaggtcatatagcactatgccTTCTTAAGAATTTATGGCTTCCTTCCATAAAACTTGAgcaggataatgatgacaaataaagGGAATCTGCAGGTGTATGGAGTCTGGGGTGCTACAATGTCAGTCaggcatgcttgtgtgtgttgcaAGGGTATATGCAAAGGTTTGAGTTTACCCAAAATCATGTTTTTAAGTATTGAGATCTATTGTGTTTCTAAACATTGTAAAGGGagcatattattttctttttggaaaGGTTTCTATGGTGCCAGCTTTTACATGAAAATGTCTATTTGGAGTAAAGTGTGAAATATTTTAATGGCTTTGTTTCTTTGGAACAGAttttattgtcaaaaaaaaaaaaaaaaaaaaaaaggtataagaaTGAACTAATATAAAGTTATAATACACATTTAAAATGAATCTTCATCAGAATTACATATGTATTTCTTATGAGGATtgcaaaaataaataagcaaataaataaaagctaaatCTGTTAAATGTGTTATGAAGTTACTTTTTTCTGCAATTGCTTGTTTCCTTCTTTAGGCCCTAGGGGGGATATTCCTGTTATAGACTGCAGTTCAATGGACAATctgcaaattattattgttaaagacGGTAgccttgtttaattgtttgttttttatgtgtattataCCGCACAAACTTTTCAACTCAAAAAGTTGTATGAATATGATTAGAGATTGtggattatataaatatgaaaaataatttaatatAGCCTTTGAACTTCTAAACTTTATCGTATActacacacattcccacacacctatatatacagtcTTAAAGTTCTCTTTTTCTAACATTCAAACATATGCTCTCTCATAATCGTACTCAATCTTACAAAATGCACCTGcagtctttctttcattctctctggcactcactttctcactcattgTCCCTATGTTTACACTTGAAGAAAACTTATAAAAAGTAAgtcaaagaaataaaatacaatggAGAGTAAATGTTTTGATCTGCaaataacgaaggaaaagaaaataactttCAAATTACAGTGTCCATGTGTTTTTGACCAGGTGACAAATTTTAATATAAAGGGAAACAAagtttatgaaaatgaatatacaagCATACTGGATTTGGCTATGATCAATGCATAACAATACTTCTCAATAAACAGTGACAAAATGGAAAGGCAATGCATGCAAATCACATTTGTTATGACTGGGTTTATCCGCCGTTTAGACTGTTCTCATGGAAGAAGTATGTTTTGATACTTTTGTTTACCAAACATTTTGAGACAGATCATTATGAGATTCTAATTTATTTCAAGGTGAAGTCAACATTTTGACTAGCAAATTAATTGGTAAATT contains:
- the LOC113803672 gene encoding uncharacterized protein; the protein is MTSQILSPSVKQIADDYWRWRIDDLPEFASFVGIHNQDEKLDDLSLSAHKARHKQCQAFLEEAKTLENCLTKHIDIINIKALIAELETYIEGFQYKGYLLPLCTMEGIHVDFQRLISWMALEKLEDYENLLSRYKFLPKQLTQIEELMLQGVSEGIVHHAISMKGVAKSLGSFVVEKAEDSPLWKPFLQIPDAVADEDKRKALQKKAGKVITEEISPAFEKLQSFLSNDYKTRPGIAVTTLPDGENRYKQLLKFHTLTDYSAEEIHQIGLREVERIEAEMEKVVKALGYNMPVQEFSSLLRDDPKQYFSNADDLLDAFRVMAKEIEPKMLGLFAELPKIGLKIEGDQNPNKIGAFYEAGSYDGTRGGIFQVGINHLDTVPKYGMMTLSLHEGNPGHHYHRSYCRGSASMPFFRRVMEDRNYGQSPSRFPMNTAYGEGWALYAEDLGFDMGLYDNLFDRYGHYSAEIFRASRLVVDTGLHALGWTREKAIDYMFYHTAMTKTQIEKEVDRYITWPGQALAYKMGQLKISQLRDKAQKELGNKFCIKTFHIIVMESTGPLSLLEEEINKWIAGETHYAKGS